A genomic window from Gemmatimonas sp. includes:
- a CDS encoding histidinol-phosphate transaminase, with protein sequence MSDTVSRRQWLIKTGIGVGATVALPGLLPALEASRALGGASYGEILKQLERDITTQRRAAGPIRLCFNENPFGMSPKAKDAIMNAWGEHPHYDPPVMKELTEAYATHVGVKPEHVLVTQGSSEVLSLAALATGMKGGEMVLPWPTFEQLPDYATSMGVTVHKVPLTADLHHDFAAMNAKMGANTKLVFVCNPNNPTAVLDNQSAMRDFVISTAKKCLVVVDEAYHDFADDPSYKSMTDLVTAGHNIIVSRTASKIHSLAGLRVGFAIAHPDVIKKMAVFATGNPNTFGMRAALASVQDTEYQEFVKAKNREGRALLTAALTKAGRRVAPSQTNFVFFHAGRPVELLQKHFLAGGFRVGRAFQPYGDWCRISIGTPDEMKQFVTLIPGALA encoded by the coding sequence ATGTCCGACACCGTTTCCCGTCGTCAATGGCTCATCAAGACCGGTATCGGCGTCGGCGCCACCGTGGCGCTCCCCGGACTGCTGCCCGCGCTCGAGGCGTCGCGCGCACTGGGCGGCGCCTCGTATGGGGAGATTCTGAAGCAGCTCGAGCGCGACATCACCACGCAGCGTCGCGCCGCCGGTCCGATCCGGCTCTGCTTCAACGAGAATCCGTTCGGCATGTCGCCCAAGGCCAAGGACGCGATCATGAACGCGTGGGGCGAGCATCCGCACTACGATCCGCCGGTGATGAAGGAGCTCACCGAGGCGTATGCGACGCACGTGGGCGTGAAGCCGGAGCACGTGCTGGTCACCCAGGGGTCGAGTGAAGTGCTGTCACTCGCCGCACTCGCCACCGGCATGAAGGGCGGCGAGATGGTGCTGCCGTGGCCCACCTTCGAACAGCTGCCCGACTACGCCACCTCGATGGGCGTCACGGTGCACAAGGTGCCGCTCACCGCCGACCTGCATCACGACTTCGCGGCGATGAACGCGAAGATGGGGGCGAACACGAAGCTGGTGTTCGTGTGCAATCCGAACAACCCGACGGCGGTGCTCGACAATCAGTCGGCCATGCGAGACTTCGTGATCAGCACCGCGAAGAAGTGCTTGGTCGTCGTGGACGAGGCGTACCACGACTTCGCCGACGATCCGAGCTACAAGTCGATGACGGATCTGGTCACCGCCGGCCACAACATCATCGTGTCCCGCACGGCGTCCAAGATCCATTCGCTCGCCGGCCTGCGCGTCGGCTTCGCGATCGCGCACCCGGACGTGATCAAGAAGATGGCGGTCTTCGCCACGGGCAACCCGAACACCTTCGGCATGCGCGCCGCGCTCGCCTCGGTGCAGGACACGGAGTATCAGGAGTTCGTGAAGGCCAAGAACCGCGAGGGACGCGCGCTGCTCACCGCCGCGCTCACCAAAGCCGGCCGCCGCGTGGCGCCGTCGCAGACGAACTTCGTGTTCTTCCACGCCGGGCGCCCGGTCGAGCTGCTGCAGAAACATTTCCTGGCCGGCGGCTTCCGCGTTGGTCGCGCCTTTCAGCCATATGGCGATTGGTGCCGCATCAGCATCGGGACACCGGACGAGATGAAGCAGTTCGTCACGCTGATTCCCGGGGCGCTGGCGTAG
- a CDS encoding GxxExxY protein yields the protein MSDAPRKPLLHQELSSQIISAFYEVYNTMVRGLLEGCYQNALYVELQERGIPVDREVPFGVRYKERIVGQYRVDLLVDRKVIVECKTADTLHPQHEAQMLHYLKATNTELGLLMYFGSKPLFRRFVRTNGSAASFTGIEEEAAVTDSAETEDATPAPRESA from the coding sequence ATGAGCGACGCACCGCGGAAGCCGCTGTTGCACCAGGAGCTCAGTAGCCAGATCATCAGCGCGTTCTACGAGGTGTACAACACCATGGTCCGCGGCTTGCTCGAAGGGTGCTATCAGAACGCACTCTATGTCGAGCTGCAGGAGCGCGGCATCCCGGTCGACCGCGAAGTGCCATTCGGCGTGCGCTACAAGGAACGCATCGTCGGCCAGTATCGCGTGGACCTGCTCGTTGATCGGAAAGTGATCGTCGAATGCAAGACCGCCGACACGCTGCACCCGCAGCATGAGGCTCAGATGCTGCACTACCTCAAAGCCACCAACACCGAGCTTGGACTGCTCATGTACTTCGGCTCCAAGCCGCTGTTCCGGCGATTCGTGCGCACCAACGGATCGGCGGCCTCCTTCACCGGTATCGAGGAGGAAGCCGCCGTGACGGACAGTGCCGAGACCGAAGACGCTACGCCAGCGCCCCGGGAATCAGCGTGA
- a CDS encoding lysylphosphatidylglycerol synthase transmembrane domain-containing protein, whose protein sequence is MSAVRWLATALSFAAMLGVSAWVVASHWPARGMPWLAWPVHAAALATVTAEIITRALKIQASARACGIPLRFGTAVRVCLAGDFAAAITPARSGAEPSRFLVLAESGTGPAGRVLILFLELFLEMWSLVLVCGVLAVLFAGRGASVAGLLSLVGGYSSFVLGVGAAGLVLSKRNANGPPPAWARRVGLHAGRWRVVQRTLRALRESVQSLRRADPALMLLAFGGSVLHVLFKVATLPILVFLGDPAFPLTMDALAPLVLWPLALFYGGVVVPAPGGGGFIEGAFAATLSSAIPAGIFAASLLWWRFYTFYLYLLVGGAAAGDAALRALRRPT, encoded by the coding sequence ATGTCTGCTGTGCGATGGCTTGCCACTGCCCTGTCGTTCGCCGCCATGCTTGGGGTGTCGGCATGGGTGGTCGCCTCCCATTGGCCGGCCCGGGGCATGCCGTGGCTGGCGTGGCCGGTGCATGCGGCGGCGTTGGCCACGGTGACGGCCGAGATCATCACCAGGGCGCTCAAGATCCAGGCATCGGCGCGGGCGTGCGGCATCCCGCTGCGTTTCGGCACCGCGGTGCGGGTCTGTCTGGCCGGTGACTTCGCAGCGGCCATCACGCCGGCGCGTTCGGGGGCGGAGCCGTCGCGGTTTCTGGTGCTGGCCGAGAGTGGCACCGGACCGGCGGGGCGCGTGTTGATTCTCTTTCTCGAGCTGTTTCTCGAGATGTGGTCGCTGGTGCTGGTGTGTGGGGTGCTGGCGGTGCTCTTTGCCGGACGCGGGGCTTCGGTGGCCGGGCTGCTTAGTCTCGTGGGTGGCTACAGCAGCTTCGTGCTGGGCGTCGGGGCGGCGGGGTTGGTGCTTTCGAAACGGAACGCCAACGGGCCGCCGCCCGCGTGGGCGCGGCGGGTGGGGCTGCACGCCGGGCGATGGCGCGTCGTGCAGCGCACGTTGCGCGCGCTCAGGGAATCGGTGCAGTCGCTCCGACGGGCCGATCCGGCGCTGATGCTGCTGGCCTTCGGGGGCTCGGTGCTGCACGTGCTGTTCAAGGTGGCCACGCTGCCCATTCTGGTGTTTCTGGGCGACCCGGCGTTCCCGCTCACGATGGACGCACTGGCCCCGCTCGTGCTGTGGCCGCTGGCGCTCTTTTATGGGGGTGTGGTGGTGCCGGCGCCCGGCGGTGGTGGCTTTATCGAAGGCGCCTTTGCCGCCACGCTCAGTTCGGCGATCCCGGCGGGTATCTTTGCCGCATCACTGCTCTGGTGGCGCTTTTACACGTTCTATCTGTACCTCCTCGTTGGCGGGGCGGCGGCCGGCGATGCCGCCCTGCGTGCCCTGCGGCGTCCGACCTGA